TCAACGACGCCGACACCGTGACGTTGTTCGCGGGCGCGGGTGTCCGCGGCGCCCACGACCGGGTCATGGCCCTGGCCGAGCGCGTGCACGCCCCGATCGGCCACGCTCTGGGCGGCAAGGAATGGATCCAGTTCGACAATCCCTACGACGTCGGCATGAACGGCCTGCTCGGGTACGGCGCGGCCTACGAGGCCACGCACGAGGCGGATCTGCTGGTCCTGCTCGGCACCGACTTCCCCTACGACACGTTCCTGCCGCAGGACAGCCGCATCGCCCAGATCGACCGCGACCCCGCGCGCATCGGCCGGCACGCCGCCATCGATATCGCCGTCCACGGCGACGTCGCCGCCACCGTCGACGCGATACTGCCGCTGCTGCACCAGAAGCCGAGCCGCGCCTTCCTCGACGACATGCTGCGCCGACACGCCGCCGCCCTCGAAGATGTGGTCGACGCCTACACCCACGACATCGACCACCACACGCCCATCCACCCCGAATACGTGGCCGCGCTGATCGACGAATTGGCCGACGACGACGCGGTCTTCACCGTCGACACCGGCATGTGCAACGTCTGGGCGGCCCGCTATCTCAGCCCCAACGGTCGCCGTCGCATTCTCGGTTCCTGGCGACACGGCACCATGGCCAACGCGCTGCCGCATGCCATCGGCGCGCAGTCGGCCTGCCCTGGGCGGCAGGTGATCTCGCTGTCGGGCGACGGCGGACTGGCCATGCTCATGGGTGAACTGCTCACCGTGTGGCGGCATCGGCTGCCGGTGAAGATCGTGGTGTTCAACAATTCGTCGCTCGGCATGGTCAAACTCGAGATGCTCGTCGACGGCCTGCCCGACTACGGCACCGACCAGGAGCCGGTGAACTACGCCGATATCGCTGCGGGCGTGGGCATTCCGTCGATGCGGATCACCGATCCGGCCGAGGTGCGGGCCGGGCTGACCAAGGCGTTCGAGGCGCCCGGCCCGATGCTGGTCGACGTGGTCACCGACGCCAACGCCCTGTCGCTGCCACCCAAGATCGACGCCTCGCAGGTGAAGGGTTTCGCGCTGGCGGCGGGCAAGATCGTGCTGGCCGGCGGGGTGGGCCGCATGATCGATATGGCCCGCAGCAACCTGCGCAATATCCCGCGTCCCTGACCCCGGCGGCAACCTCCGGGCAGCCGCCGGGAAAAATCGGGGTATGGCTGTTCGACCGATCCTCATCGCCGGTGACCCCCGGCTGTCCACCCCGGCCGTGCCGGTCACCGAATTCGACGCCGAGCTGGCCGCTTTCGTCGAGGACCTGTTCGAGACCAACACCGCCGCCCGCGGCGCGGGCCTGGCCGCCAACCAGATCGGCGATCCGCGTGCGGTTTTCGTCTACGACCTGGTGAATGCCGAAGGCCGCCAGCGCGGTTACGTCGTCAACCCGGTTCTCGAGACCTCCGAGATCCCCGAAACCATGCCCGACCCGGACGACGACACCGAGGGCTGCCTGTCGGTGCCGGGGGAGTGGTTTCCCACCGGCCGCGCCGACTGGGCCAAGGTCACCGGCGTCGACATCCACAATCAGCCGATCTCCGCCGAAGGCACCGGCTACCTGGCCCGCTGCCTGCAACACGAGACCGACCACCTGCACGGCCACCTCTACCTCGACCGCCTCATCGGCCGCAATCAGCGCGCCGCCAAGAAGATGATCAAGGCCAACGGCTGGACCGAGCCCGGCCGCTCCTGGCTCCCCGGCCAGGACAAGGACCCCTTCCACGACTAGGTCATAGGGTCGCGCGACCAGGGCGAACCGTCCTCAGCGCGCGACGGATTCGCGCGCGGGGATGGCCGCGGCGGTCAGCTCCACCGAGCGCACGCGATCCTCGATCCGCAGGGCCTGATGCACCGTGATCAACTCGTCGGCGCCCACCTCGGCGGCGAAATCCTCCAGGTAGGCAACGACTTCTGCGGACGTGCCCGCAGCGGTGTAGGTGGTCATCTTCGCCAGATGCTGACCGTTGGGGGAGGCCAGGAACGCGTCGATCTCCTCATCGGAGAAGTCCATGTCCTTGGTCCCGCGCTGGATGAACCGCCGCGTGCGCTCGCGGTAGGAGACGACCTTCTGCTGCTCGGCCACCTCGTGATCGTCGGCGGCGAAGACGTTCACGCCCGCGATCACATACGGCTCGGCCAGCTGCCGCGACGGCTGGAATCGATCCCGGTATTCGCGGACCGCCTGATGCAGCGCGTCCGGCGCGAAGTGCGACGCGAACGCGTACGGCAGCCCCAGATGCGCGGCCAGCTGCGCCCCGAACAGCGACGACCCCAGAATGTAGAGCGGCACAACGCCTTCCGCGCGCGGCACCGCCTTCACCCCCGGAATCACCGAGTTACCGGTCAGATACCCCTGCAACTCGAGGACATCCTGCGGGAAGGCGTCGGCCGAGGTGTGGTCGCGCCGCAGCGCCCGCATGGTCTCCTGGCTGCTGCCCGGCGCACGACCCAGCCCCAGGTCGATGCGTCCCGGATACAGCGACTCCAACGTCCCGAACTGTTCGGCGATCACCAGCGGCGAGTGATTGGGCAGCATGATCCCGCCCGCCCCCAGCCGAATCGAGTTCGTGTGCCCGGCCACGTACCCGATCAGCACGCTCGTCGCACTGGACGCGATCGACCCCATATTGTGGTGCTCGGCATACCAAACCCGTTCGTACCCACTGCGTTCCGCCGCCTGCGCCAGCTCGACACTGTTGTGGAAGCTCTCGCGCGCGGTCTGCCCGGGCACGATGGTGGCGAGATCGAGGATGGACAGTGCGACGGGCATGCTGGCACCGGCTTTCGTGAATCGGCGGTCATGGTCTCCTGGGTGCGAACCCCGCACACCCACCTACCTTGATAATTCGCCGAACGTCGAACTTATGCCCGAGAGCCGAATTTTCCGCTTTGTCGCGGATATATCGTGGTCCAGCTCACACCCGATTCGAAAGTCCCAGGTCGCGGAGATCAGGTCAGGAGACCCTTACTGGATCGGGGGATGGAATTCCGTCACACTTGTGTTGTGAAAACCGTGGGTTTGCGGAACTCGGAACAAACCGGGCACCAGTCAGAGGGTGCCCGGACTGTTGTCGTGTCCGGACCGGCGGGCGAGGGGCACACTCGGGAAGCTGTCGTGAAACTGCTGCTGGAGGAGGGACCGATCACCGCGACCGCCATCGGCGAGCGGCTCGGACTCAGCCCCGCGGGCGTGCGCCGGCATCTGGATGCGCTCATCGAATCCGGTGAGGCGCGGGCCACGCGGTCCGCGCGCTGGCAGCAGAAGGGGCGCGGCCGTCCGGCCAAGCAGTTCCAGCTGACGGCCACCGGTCGCGGTCGATTGGGCCACGCCTACGATGACCTCGCCGGGGCCGCCATGCGGCAGCTGCGGGAGATCGGCGGCGATCAGGCCATCACCGATTTCGCGCGCAAGCGGGTCGCGGCCATCGTGGCCGGGGTCGGCGGACTCACCGGGCACACCCCGGCCGAGACCGAGGCCAAGGCGGAGGAGATCGCGGAAGCGTTCACCGACGCCGGATTCGCGGCCTCGACCCGGAAAGTCGGTGCGGGCGTCCAGATCTGCCAGCATCACTGCCCGGTTTCGCATGTCGCCGAGGAATTTCCGGAGCTGTGCGCGGCCGAGCTCGAAGCCTTCCGGGAGATTCTCGGAACCCATGTGCAGCGCCTGGCGACCATCGCCAACGGCGACTGCGCCTGCACCACCCACGTCCCACTTGCACAACCCCTCGTTGCCCAGCCCGCAACGACTTCTACACACGACTCCGGAAGGAGTGCCGAATGACGACGACCACCGACCAGGTGCAGCCGCTGACCCAGGAAGAGACCATCGCGTCCCTGGGTAAGTACGGGTACGGCTGGGCCGACAAGGATGTCGCCGGTGCCAGTGCCAAGCGCGGTCTGTCCGAGGAGGTCGTGCGCGACATCTCGGCCAAGAAGAGCGAGCCCGAGTGGATGCTCGACTTCCGCCTCAAGGCGCTGCGCATCTTCGACAAGAAGCCCATGCCGAACTGGGGCTCCAACCTCGAGGGCATCGACTTCGACAACATCAAGTACTTCGTGCGCTCGAGCGAGAAGCAGGCCGCGTCCTGGGAAGAGCTGCCCGAGGACATCAAGAACACCTACGACAAGCTGGGCATCCCGGAGGCGGAGAAGCAGCGTCTCGTCGCCGGTGTCGCCGCCCAGTACGAGTCCGAGGTCGTCTACCACTCCATCCGTGAGGACCTGGAGAAGCAGGGCGTCATCTTCCTCGACACCGACACCGGTCTCAAGGAGCACCCGGAGCTGTTCCAGCGGTACTTCGGTTCGGTGATCCCGTCGGGTGACAACAAGTTCTCCGCGCTGAATTCGGCGGTGTGGTCGGGTGGTTCGTTCATCTACGTGCCGCCGGGCGTGCACGTGGACATCCCGCTGCAGGCGTACTTCCGCATCAACACCGAGAACATGGGTCAGTTCGAGCGGACGCTGATCATCGTCGACGAGGACGCCTACGTCCACTACGTCGAGGGTTGTACCGCGCCGATCTACTCCTCGGATTCGCTGCACTCCGCGGTGGTCGAGATCATCGTGAAGAAGGGCGGCCGCTGCCGCTACACCACGATCCAGAACTGGTCGAACAACGTCTACAACCTGGTGACCAAGCGCGCCAAGGCCGAGGCGGGCGCGACCATGGAGTGGGTCGACGGCAATATCGGCTCCAAGGTCACCATGAAGTACCCGGCCGTGTGGATGACCGGTGAGCACGCCAAGGGCGAGGTGCTCTCCATCGCGTTCGCCGGTGAGGGCCAGCACCAGGACACCGGCGCGAAGATGCTGCACCTGGCGCCGCACACCTCCTCGAACATCATCTCCAAGTCGGTGGCGCGCGGCGGTGGCCGGGCCTCCTACCGCGGTCTGGTGCAGGTCAACAAGGGTGCCTACGGTTCCAAGTCGACCGTGAAATGCGATGCGCTGCTGGTGGATACGATCAGCCGCTCCGACACCTACCCGTATGTCGACATCCGCGAGGACGACGTGACCATGGGCCACGAGGCGACCGTCTCGAAGGTGTCCGAGGACCAGCTGTTCTACCTGATGTCCCGCGGTCTCACCGAGGACGAGGCCATGGCGATGGTGGTGCGCGGCTTCGTGGAGCCGATCGCCAAGGAGCTCCCG
This sequence is a window from Nocardia yunnanensis. Protein-coding genes within it:
- a CDS encoding LLM class flavin-dependent oxidoreductase — its product is MPVALSILDLATIVPGQTARESFHNSVELAQAAERSGYERVWYAEHHNMGSIASSATSVLIGYVAGHTNSIRLGAGGIMLPNHSPLVIAEQFGTLESLYPGRIDLGLGRAPGSSQETMRALRRDHTSADAFPQDVLELQGYLTGNSVIPGVKAVPRAEGVVPLYILGSSLFGAQLAAHLGLPYAFASHFAPDALHQAVREYRDRFQPSRQLAEPYVIAGVNVFAADDHEVAEQQKVVSYRERTRRFIQRGTKDMDFSDEEIDAFLASPNGQHLAKMTTYTAAGTSAEVVAYLEDFAAEVGADELITVHQALRIEDRVRSVELTAAAIPARESVAR
- a CDS encoding peptide deformylase codes for the protein MAVRPILIAGDPRLSTPAVPVTEFDAELAAFVEDLFETNTAARGAGLAANQIGDPRAVFVYDLVNAEGRQRGYVVNPVLETSEIPETMPDPDDDTEGCLSVPGEWFPTGRADWAKVTGVDIHNQPISAEGTGYLARCLQHETDHLHGHLYLDRLIGRNQRAAKKMIKANGWTEPGRSWLPGQDKDPFHD
- the sufB gene encoding Fe-S cluster assembly protein SufB, with the protein product MTTTTDQVQPLTQEETIASLGKYGYGWADKDVAGASAKRGLSEEVVRDISAKKSEPEWMLDFRLKALRIFDKKPMPNWGSNLEGIDFDNIKYFVRSSEKQAASWEELPEDIKNTYDKLGIPEAEKQRLVAGVAAQYESEVVYHSIREDLEKQGVIFLDTDTGLKEHPELFQRYFGSVIPSGDNKFSALNSAVWSGGSFIYVPPGVHVDIPLQAYFRINTENMGQFERTLIIVDEDAYVHYVEGCTAPIYSSDSLHSAVVEIIVKKGGRCRYTTIQNWSNNVYNLVTKRAKAEAGATMEWVDGNIGSKVTMKYPAVWMTGEHAKGEVLSIAFAGEGQHQDTGAKMLHLAPHTSSNIISKSVARGGGRASYRGLVQVNKGAYGSKSTVKCDALLVDTISRSDTYPYVDIREDDVTMGHEATVSKVSEDQLFYLMSRGLTEDEAMAMVVRGFVEPIAKELPMEYALELNRLIELQMEGAVG
- a CDS encoding pyruvate dehydrogenase, with protein sequence MGRNSVAKQLVDALVAAGVQRVYGLFGDSLNPFTDALRRTEGLEWVHCHNEESAAFAAGAESLLTGKLAVCAASCGPGNTHLIQGLFDAHRNGASVLAIASHIPCRDIGTGFFQETHPERLFVECSHFCEMISTPEQMPRLAYIAMQTALGRRGVSVLVMPGDILSADAENRSWHSDLVTGTATAVPPADQVDRLAEAINDADTVTLFAGAGVRGAHDRVMALAERVHAPIGHALGGKEWIQFDNPYDVGMNGLLGYGAAYEATHEADLLVLLGTDFPYDTFLPQDSRIAQIDRDPARIGRHAAIDIAVHGDVAATVDAILPLLHQKPSRAFLDDMLRRHAAALEDVVDAYTHDIDHHTPIHPEYVAALIDELADDDAVFTVDTGMCNVWAARYLSPNGRRRILGSWRHGTMANALPHAIGAQSACPGRQVISLSGDGGLAMLMGELLTVWRHRLPVKIVVFNNSSLGMVKLEMLVDGLPDYGTDQEPVNYADIAAGVGIPSMRITDPAEVRAGLTKAFEAPGPMLVDVVTDANALSLPPKIDASQVKGFALAAGKIVLAGGVGRMIDMARSNLRNIPRP
- a CDS encoding helix-turn-helix transcriptional regulator, with amino-acid sequence MEFRHTCVVKTVGLRNSEQTGHQSEGARTVVVSGPAGEGHTREAVVKLLLEEGPITATAIGERLGLSPAGVRRHLDALIESGEARATRSARWQQKGRGRPAKQFQLTATGRGRLGHAYDDLAGAAMRQLREIGGDQAITDFARKRVAAIVAGVGGLTGHTPAETEAKAEEIAEAFTDAGFAASTRKVGAGVQICQHHCPVSHVAEEFPELCAAELEAFREILGTHVQRLATIANGDCACTTHVPLAQPLVAQPATTSTHDSGRSAE